The Arachis ipaensis cultivar K30076 chromosome B07, Araip1.1, whole genome shotgun sequence genome includes a window with the following:
- the LOC107606696 gene encoding protein FAR-RED ELONGATED HYPOCOTYL 3-like codes for MHSFFNKFITQNSSLRQFVKQYDNYLASREQAEREFDVADFHTVIPCTTKSAIEAQFQCVYTHEKFREVQAQFRGKVNCITRSMHSTLGFTTYEVIEQVSNSTFNKFVVTYDAVSRDVKCHCLLFESRGILCHHSLSVLSFERVDNVAPKYILERWSKNIKRRHTHIKSSQDEPVLEPRSKRFDELVFQSHNICEFASESEELTGILHRAFDKVMAEMEEYQERRKRKSLLTHEEVTLSNVNNLQSPPRIKTRGRPKNRLGSNLEKKISNAMKKKKKTAPSEVKLTCF; via the coding sequence atgcattcattttttaacaagttcatCACACAGAATAGCTCCTTGAGACAATTCGTGAAGCAATACGACAATTACCTCGCAAGCAGAGaacaagcagagagagaatttgATGTTGCAGATTTTCACACTGTGATACCGTgcacaacaaaatcagcaatagaGGCACAGTTTCAGTGTGTATATACCCATGAGAAGTTCAGGGAAGTTCAAGCTCAATTTAGAGGTAAAGTTAATTGTatcacaagatcaatgcattcCACCCTAGGTTTCACAACATATGAAGTCATAGAGCAGGTTTccaactccacattcaacaagtttgtcgTCACCTATGACGCAGTATCACGAGATGTAAAGTGTCATTGCTTGCTGTTTGAGTCTAGGGGCATATTGTGCCACCATTCCCTAAGCGTTCTAAGCTTTGAGCGAGTGGATAACGTGGCACCGAAATACATATTGGAACGctggagcaagaacataaagaggaggcatACACACATCAAGAGTAGCCAAGATGAACCTGTACTGGAGCCAAGAAGTAAGAGATTTGATGAATTGGTATTTCAGTCACACAATATATGTGAATTTGCATCCGAGTCTGAAGAGTTGACCGGAATTTTGCACCGAGCATTTGACAAGGTCATGGCAGAGATGGAAGAATATCAagagagaaggaaaagaaaaagtttgTTAACCCACGAAGAAGTGACATTAAGCAATGTGAACAATCTTCAAAGCCCACCACGTATCAAAACAAGAGGTCGGCCCAAGAACAGACTTGGATCAAACCtggaaaaaaaaatctcaaatgccatgaagaaaaagaaaaagacagctcCAAGTGAGGTAAAACTGACTTGCTTTTGA
- the LOC107606695 gene encoding protein FAR-RED IMPAIRED RESPONSE 1-like, which translates to MKDVGLWTISKVVLNHSHPCCPNQVEMLKQHRELSMFVRRTIEIHEEAGIRPSKTYQSFVAAAGSHRELGFIEKDVRNYITREVRNISEKDDAKEFGKYLVRMKEKNQNFFFELNLEGDHCIKYAFWADAGSRDAFDYFGDVVSFDTTYNTNRYNLVLGSFVGVNHHRQSTLLGCALMKNEDIQSFKWLFECWLHCMGGKAPKGILTDQSASIQRAIELCMPTTIHCWCIWHIMKKTPSKLNGYKGHIDIEQEMSHVVWNSYTKDNFDRNWNNFLIKYGLGGNKWLSGN; encoded by the exons ATGAAGGATGTTGGTCTTTGGACAATTTCCAAAGTTGTTTTGAATCACTCACATCCTTGTTGTCCAAACCAGGTTgagatgctcaaacaacacagggAGCTTAGCATGTTCGTGCGTCGCACCATTGAAATCCACGAGGAAGCTGGAATCAGACCGagcaaaacctaccaatcatttgtggCAGCAGCTGGCAGCCACCGTGAACTAGGTTTTATAGAAAAAGATGTAAGAAATTACATCACAAGGGAAGTACGGAATATTTCAGAAAAAGATgatgccaaagaatttgggaagtacctagtaagaatgaaagaaaagaaccAAAATTTCTTCTTTGAGCTCAACCTTGAAGGCGATCACTGCATTAAATATGCATTCTGGGCTGATGCAGGAAGCAGGGATGCATTCGATTACTTCGGAGATGTGGTTTCATTTGATACCACATATAACACAAACAG GTACAATTTGGTTTTAGGTTCTTTTGTTGGTGTAAATCACCACAGGCAGTCGACACTTCTTGGATGCGCGCTGATGAAAAATGAGGAtattcaatcattcaaatggctattTGAGTGTTGGCTACATTGCATGGGAGGGAAGGCACCAAAAGGTATTCTTACCGATCAATCCGCATCGATCCAAAGGGCAATTGAGCTAtgcatgccaacaacaattcactgtTGGTGTATCTGGCACATCATGAAAAAGACCCCAAGCAAACTAAATGGCTACAAGGGACACATTGATATTGAACAAGAGATGagccatgttgtttggaactcgtACACAAAAGATAATTTTGACAGAAACTGGAATAATTTCCTCATAAAGTATGGTCTCGGaggcaacaagtggctttcaggtaattga